The proteins below come from a single Ruegeria sp. SCSIO 43209 genomic window:
- a CDS encoding FecR domain-containing protein, which translates to MAWLKLFCVFLVLATLPASAIASIGKVLSAKPGADIIRAGKKIRLREGMDVVSGDTISTDRSGVVQLVFVDETKIAVGPNARMILDVSMLRGNRKAKNFTVQALGGSFRFISGKSRKRAYSIKTPDATMAVRGTTFDMWITSGSQSAMLVIEGTVQMCGRRGSCRSASRQCSLFATGSGGQVGRPIDQEQYDKALKGGFPFIRSQTQLLPPFRVSAEGCSGRQAQALKIESERPERREARRQTEQGRSEVSAARESGRSEAPDRASASAEGRSGTSARAGVSASGETRTSVNASSGNSGGSGVRATATAGNASAIAGW; encoded by the coding sequence TTGGCCTGGTTGAAATTGTTTTGTGTTTTCTTGGTTCTAGCGACGCTGCCTGCGTCGGCCATCGCATCAATCGGAAAAGTGCTCAGTGCTAAACCGGGCGCGGATATTATCCGGGCCGGTAAAAAGATACGCTTGCGTGAAGGGATGGATGTTGTTTCAGGCGATACTATTTCGACCGACAGATCAGGCGTGGTTCAATTGGTGTTCGTAGATGAAACCAAGATCGCGGTTGGTCCGAACGCGCGAATGATCCTGGATGTCTCGATGCTGCGAGGCAATCGGAAGGCAAAAAACTTCACCGTGCAGGCGCTGGGCGGCAGTTTCCGTTTCATTTCGGGCAAAAGCAGAAAGCGCGCTTATTCGATCAAAACGCCCGATGCCACCATGGCCGTGCGGGGAACGACATTTGACATGTGGATTACATCCGGCAGCCAAAGCGCGATGCTGGTAATCGAGGGCACCGTTCAGATGTGCGGCCGACGCGGGTCGTGCCGGTCGGCAAGCCGACAGTGCAGTCTCTTTGCGACCGGTTCGGGCGGTCAGGTGGGGCGCCCGATAGATCAGGAGCAGTATGACAAAGCGCTAAAAGGTGGTTTCCCCTTCATACGCTCGCAAACGCAACTGCTGCCACCGTTTCGGGTGAGTGCCGAAGGGTGTTCGGGCAGACAGGCTCAGGCCCTAAAGATTGAATCTGAAAGGCCAGAGCGGCGCGAAGCGCGGCGGCAAACGGAACAAGGTCGTTCTGAGGTGTCGGCGGCCCGCGAAAGCGGGCGATCCGAAGCGCCAGACCGGGCCTCAGCCAGCGCCGAAGGGCGTTCTGGGACATCAGCGCGCGCAGGTGTAAGCGCCTCGGGTGAAACGAGAACATCCGTAAACGCATCCAGTGGAAATAGCGGTGGATCGGGTGTCAGGGCAACGGCGACGGCAGGTAACGCTTCAGCGATAGCTGGTTGGTAG
- the dgcA gene encoding N-acetyl-D-Glu racemase DgcA has protein sequence MQIDVSRDVFRLAQVFTISRGSRTEAKVLTVRISDGVHHGWGECVPYARYDETLDSVEAEIAGLPDVFSRYSLMDLLPAGAARNAVDCALWDLEAKRSGKRAWELAELAAPGPEVTAYTLSLDTPEAMQAQAAENAFRPLLKIKLGTPDDMPRLEAVRAGAPESKIIIDANEGWSAEVYADLAPHLVRLGVALVEQPLPAGEDDALIGMDRPVPVCADESCHDRASLPKLKGKYDVVNIKLDKTGGLTEALELRKAALAEGYGIMVGCMVGSSLAMAPATLVAQGAMVTDLDGPLLLAEDRDTPLIFDDAGVHPPKAALWG, from the coding sequence GTGCAGATTGACGTTTCCCGCGATGTATTTCGGCTGGCGCAGGTATTCACTATCTCGCGCGGCTCACGGACCGAGGCAAAGGTCCTGACGGTTCGGATCTCGGATGGTGTGCATCATGGTTGGGGCGAATGCGTGCCCTATGCGCGCTATGACGAAACGCTGGATTCAGTCGAGGCCGAGATTGCCGGCCTGCCCGACGTATTCTCTCGCTATTCCCTGATGGATCTGCTGCCTGCCGGCGCGGCTCGGAATGCAGTGGATTGCGCGCTTTGGGACCTTGAGGCGAAACGCTCCGGCAAACGGGCGTGGGAGCTGGCGGAACTTGCCGCACCGGGGCCTGAAGTTACGGCCTATACTCTTTCCCTGGACACTCCCGAGGCAATGCAGGCACAGGCGGCAGAAAATGCGTTCCGACCCTTGTTGAAGATCAAACTTGGTACACCGGACGACATGCCCCGGCTTGAGGCCGTGCGGGCTGGTGCGCCGGAGTCCAAAATCATTATCGACGCCAATGAGGGTTGGTCTGCTGAAGTGTACGCCGATCTTGCGCCGCATCTTGTGCGACTGGGCGTTGCTCTGGTTGAACAACCTCTGCCAGCCGGTGAGGATGATGCGCTGATCGGTATGGATCGTCCGGTGCCGGTATGTGCCGACGAATCCTGTCACGATCGGGCCAGCTTGCCTAAGTTAAAGGGCAAATATGATGTGGTGAACATCAAACTCGACAAGACCGGCGGTCTGACCGAGGCGCTGGAGCTGCGCAAGGCCGCGCTGGCCGAGGGCTATGGCATCATGGTCGGATGCATGGTTGGAAGTTCGCTGGCTATGGCACCTGCGACGCTGGTGGCGCAGGGCGCGATGGTGACAGACCTTGACGGACCGCTTTTGTTGGCAGAAGACCGCGACACACCCCTGATTTTTGATGACGCCGGAGTGCATCCGCCCAAAGCGGCACTTTGGGGCTGA
- a CDS encoding N-formylglutamate amidohydrolase, with translation MTYSPFFVHGADRPSRWLITCDHATNMVPPDINGGNLGLPREDMERHIAYDVGAYEVSKHLGEVLNAPVIAANFSRLVIDPNRGEDDPTLLMKLYDGSIIPGNRHADATERERRLNMCYRPYHDALAQLAALPHAVIISMHSFTRQLRGRDPRPWHIGVLHTPDERFSRPLINRLNAEDDLCVGVNEPYTGVLPGDAIDKHCSSFGRPNALIELRNDLIADHYGQRSWAERLAVILQDALNDSGL, from the coding sequence ATGACATACTCTCCGTTTTTTGTTCACGGCGCGGATCGCCCGTCGCGTTGGCTGATTACTTGCGACCACGCCACCAACATGGTGCCGCCCGATATCAACGGCGGAAACCTGGGCCTGCCGCGCGAAGATATGGAACGCCATATCGCTTATGACGTGGGCGCCTACGAGGTCTCAAAGCATCTGGGTGAGGTCCTGAACGCCCCCGTAATCGCAGCCAACTTCTCGCGCCTCGTAATTGACCCCAACCGGGGCGAGGACGATCCAACGCTGCTGATGAAGCTCTATGACGGTTCGATCATTCCTGGTAACCGCCACGCAGATGCGACCGAGCGTGAGCGTCGTCTAAATATGTGTTACCGGCCCTATCACGATGCGCTGGCACAGCTTGCGGCCTTGCCGCATGCGGTCATCATCTCGATGCATTCCTTTACGCGCCAGCTCCGTGGCCGCGATCCTCGGCCGTGGCACATCGGCGTCTTGCACACACCGGATGAGCGGTTCTCGCGCCCGCTGATCAACCGGTTGAACGCCGAGGATGATCTGTGCGTTGGCGTAAATGAACCCTATACAGGTGTGCTACCCGGCGATGCGATCGACAAGCATTGCAGCAGTTTCGGCCGTCCTAATGCACTGATCGAGCTGCGTAATGATCTGATTGCGGATCATTACGGGCAACGCAGCTGGGCCGAACGATTGGCCGTTATTCTGCAGGATGCACTGAACGATAGCGGACTATAA
- a CDS encoding sodium:alanine symporter family protein, protein MNIQNKLSLAALAALVASPTAAQEAVGLDDKINQAFADFTGPFVSFIFAPFPGTGFPWIVGWLVIAATVFTLYFAFVQLRFFGHAISLVKGDYSDPNDAGEVSHFQALATALSGTVGLGNIAGVAVAVGIGGPGATFWMIVAGLLGMASKFTECTLGVKYRNEYDDGTVSGGPMYYMSKGFNELGLPGGKILAVLFSIFCILGALGGGNMFQANQAHQQIAGIVGDYPGWITGLVFAGIVFAVIVGGLKSIARVTEKVVPFMGVMYVAAALVIILMNADQIGWAFGQIFAGAFTGLGVAGGMVGALIQGFRRAAFSNEAGVGSAAIAHSAVRTKEPITEGFVSLLEPFIDTVVICTMTALVIIITQQLIVDPETGNYMLNEAGNAIATVDGNSGVSLTSAAFGSAFSWFPYVLAIAVVLFAFSTMISWSYYGLKAWTYLFGEGHTKELVFKVIFCIFVVIGAAANLGPVIDFSDAAIFAMAVVNVFALYFLMKVVRQELASYAERLKSGEIRKFEH, encoded by the coding sequence ATGAATATTCAGAACAAACTGAGTCTGGCAGCACTTGCCGCTCTGGTTGCGAGCCCCACTGCCGCACAGGAGGCGGTCGGTTTGGACGATAAAATCAACCAGGCCTTTGCTGATTTCACCGGGCCTTTCGTCAGCTTTATTTTTGCCCCGTTTCCGGGCACCGGGTTCCCTTGGATCGTGGGTTGGCTGGTGATCGCCGCGACCGTCTTCACGCTTTATTTTGCCTTTGTACAATTGCGTTTCTTCGGTCATGCGATCAGCCTTGTGAAAGGTGACTATTCTGATCCCAATGATGCGGGTGAAGTTAGCCACTTTCAGGCGCTGGCAACGGCGCTGTCCGGTACAGTTGGCCTCGGTAATATTGCTGGTGTTGCGGTCGCCGTCGGTATCGGCGGGCCAGGTGCAACTTTTTGGATGATTGTCGCAGGCCTGTTGGGCATGGCGTCGAAATTCACCGAATGTACGCTGGGTGTAAAGTACCGCAACGAATATGATGACGGCACCGTTTCTGGTGGTCCAATGTATTATATGTCGAAAGGGTTCAACGAACTGGGCCTGCCGGGCGGTAAAATTCTGGCCGTTCTGTTCTCGATCTTCTGCATCCTTGGCGCGCTTGGTGGGGGCAATATGTTCCAGGCCAATCAGGCGCATCAGCAGATCGCAGGCATCGTCGGAGATTACCCGGGCTGGATCACTGGCCTGGTCTTTGCAGGCATCGTCTTTGCAGTGATCGTGGGCGGCCTGAAATCCATCGCGCGCGTGACTGAGAAAGTCGTTCCTTTCATGGGCGTGATGTATGTGGCCGCGGCGCTGGTGATCATCCTGATGAACGCGGATCAGATCGGTTGGGCCTTTGGCCAGATCTTCGCAGGAGCCTTCACCGGTCTTGGTGTTGCTGGCGGTATGGTCGGCGCATTGATCCAGGGCTTCCGGCGTGCGGCGTTCTCGAACGAAGCGGGCGTTGGTTCTGCGGCGATTGCCCACTCGGCGGTTCGCACCAAAGAACCGATCACCGAAGGGTTCGTGTCGCTGCTGGAGCCGTTCATTGATACGGTTGTGATCTGTACCATGACCGCGTTGGTGATCATTATCACGCAGCAGCTGATCGTCGATCCGGAGACCGGAAACTATATGCTGAACGAAGCCGGTAATGCCATCGCAACGGTTGACGGAAACTCGGGCGTCAGCCTGACTTCAGCCGCCTTTGGCAGCGCGTTCAGTTGGTTCCCTTACGTTTTGGCAATCGCAGTAGTTCTGTTCGCCTTCTCGACCATGATCAGCTGGTCCTACTACGGCCTCAAGGCCTGGACCTACCTGTTCGGTGAGGGTCACACCAAGGAACTGGTGTTCAAGGTCATCTTCTGCATCTTCGTAGTCATCGGTGCAGCGGCCAACCTTGGCCCCGTTATCGACTTCTCGGATGCGGCGATCTTTGCCATGGCGGTTGTGAACGTCTTCGCGCTCTACTTCCTGATGAAAGTGGTACGTCAGGAACTGGCGTCCTACGCCGAACGGCTGAAGAGTGGCGAAATCCGCAAATTCGAACATTAA
- the rpmI gene encoding 50S ribosomal protein L35, with protein MPKMKTKSSAKKRFKVTATGKVLAGQAGKRHGMIKRTKKFIRDARGNTTLSAPDAKIVKGYMPYDR; from the coding sequence ATGCCTAAGATGAAGACAAAGTCGAGCGCCAAAAAGCGCTTTAAGGTGACTGCGACCGGTAAGGTCCTTGCTGGCCAGGCCGGCAAACGGCACGGCATGATCAAGCGGACCAAGAAATTCATCCGCGACGCCCGTGGCAACACCACCCTGTCCGCCCCCGACGCCAAGATCGTCAAGGGCTACATGCCCTACGACCGCTAA
- a CDS encoding CHASE2 domain-containing protein — protein sequence MFPCAWKVNVVGKIRDKIGHRLVFRLVGLGLILMGCFIRVADPYPVQMSRLIYFDILQRISPRAYNPDLPVRVVDIDERSLAEWGQWPWPRTLLGQMVERLGEYGAAAIAFDMLFAEPDRYSPMRLLQDPTLSGLLQVDQAAIDLDNDVRFGDEVAKWPVVLGVAARQTDSGSAIVPKAGLVEIGENPAAGLVSVAHWTSLAPPLGEEAAGIGGVNVSPQGSLGVVRRVPVLWSGPNGVLPALGVEALRVAMGESVYFAEGSQDEIGIMLEVGLGDFVLPTTENGEIWVRYRRDNPGLYLSADDVMRSGSDPTLQSEIEGRIILVGTSAAGLFDIRETALGESVPGVSIHAQIIEQIILGDVLSRSDVTSALELLAFVILGVVVTVVMSNYGAVASFAAGGVAASAVIAISWLAFQNQSVLFDATFPLAGGMANFGLLAGYLFVSTEREKRVIRQTFSHYVAPEILDEMEANGHQLQLGGESQEITVMFSDIRGFTPLSESVSATDLVALLNALFSEIGDQILVERGTIDKFIGDAVMAFWNAPLPVDDHPCRAALAALKMRGALDKFNTLPIMRGRPPIALATGCATGVACVGNIGSRRRFNYTVIGDVVNVAARIEQNCRHVDYDILVSDSIRRLTNSDLALLEAGFVDLKGKSEPEPVYVLVGDREVAGSASFQKLQTAHIGLLEAIRARESQTVVAGLCKECAKHAMAVEPGLASFYRALPGRMADFRSEVLHARPVFSHHHGLREGAE from the coding sequence ATGTTCCCCTGCGCCTGGAAGGTGAACGTGGTGGGTAAGATAAGAGACAAAATTGGGCATCGATTAGTATTCAGGCTTGTAGGCTTGGGGCTGATCTTGATGGGCTGCTTCATTAGGGTCGCGGATCCGTATCCCGTTCAAATGTCCAGATTGATTTACTTCGATATCCTGCAGCGGATTTCACCACGGGCCTACAACCCGGATCTGCCGGTCCGCGTAGTAGATATTGATGAAAGGTCTCTGGCAGAATGGGGCCAATGGCCTTGGCCTCGTACCCTGTTGGGTCAGATGGTCGAACGATTGGGCGAATACGGTGCCGCTGCGATTGCCTTTGATATGCTGTTTGCCGAGCCCGACCGATACTCTCCGATGCGACTGTTGCAAGACCCGACCTTGTCCGGACTATTGCAGGTGGATCAGGCCGCGATCGATCTGGACAATGACGTCAGATTTGGGGACGAAGTTGCGAAATGGCCAGTGGTTCTGGGTGTGGCAGCCCGGCAAACCGATAGCGGTTCGGCCATTGTACCGAAGGCGGGGTTAGTCGAAATCGGAGAGAACCCCGCAGCTGGCCTTGTCAGCGTTGCCCACTGGACCTCTCTGGCACCGCCATTGGGGGAAGAAGCGGCCGGGATCGGGGGTGTTAATGTTTCGCCCCAAGGAAGTTTGGGTGTGGTGCGACGGGTCCCTGTGCTTTGGTCCGGGCCCAACGGTGTATTACCTGCGCTTGGGGTTGAAGCCCTGCGGGTGGCCATGGGCGAATCCGTTTATTTTGCCGAAGGATCGCAGGACGAGATCGGCATCATGCTTGAGGTTGGTCTGGGTGATTTTGTGCTGCCGACCACCGAGAATGGCGAGATCTGGGTGCGTTACAGGCGGGACAATCCTGGCCTCTATCTGTCGGCCGATGATGTCATGCGCAGCGGTAGTGATCCAACGCTTCAGTCAGAGATAGAAGGACGGATCATTCTGGTCGGCACCTCTGCGGCGGGCTTGTTCGATATACGCGAAACGGCACTGGGTGAATCTGTTCCCGGTGTTTCGATCCACGCCCAGATTATCGAACAGATCATCCTTGGCGATGTGCTGAGCAGATCGGATGTTACCTCTGCACTTGAGCTGCTGGCGTTCGTGATCCTGGGCGTCGTTGTCACAGTGGTCATGTCCAACTATGGGGCGGTCGCTTCTTTTGCTGCAGGCGGTGTGGCCGCATCGGCCGTGATTGCCATCAGTTGGTTGGCGTTCCAGAACCAGTCGGTTCTGTTTGATGCGACCTTCCCTTTGGCCGGAGGTATGGCCAATTTCGGGCTTCTGGCCGGGTACCTCTTTGTTTCGACCGAGCGGGAGAAGCGGGTGATCCGCCAGACTTTCTCGCATTATGTCGCACCGGAAATCCTCGATGAGATGGAGGCCAACGGGCATCAGCTGCAATTGGGAGGTGAATCTCAGGAGATCACGGTGATGTTTTCGGACATTCGGGGCTTCACGCCATTGTCCGAGTCTGTATCAGCCACCGATCTGGTGGCCTTGCTGAATGCGCTGTTCTCAGAGATCGGGGATCAGATTCTGGTCGAGCGTGGAACGATCGACAAGTTCATCGGCGATGCGGTTATGGCTTTTTGGAATGCACCGCTGCCCGTGGATGATCACCCGTGCCGCGCTGCTTTGGCCGCGCTGAAGATGCGCGGCGCGTTAGATAAGTTCAACACTTTGCCCATCATGCGCGGGCGTCCTCCGATCGCTCTGGCGACAGGCTGCGCAACCGGAGTCGCCTGCGTAGGCAATATCGGCTCGCGGCGCCGGTTCAATTATACAGTAATCGGAGATGTGGTGAATGTGGCAGCGCGGATCGAACAAAACTGCCGACATGTGGATTATGATATTCTGGTCTCAGACTCTATTCGCCGTCTCACCAATTCTGATCTTGCGCTGCTAGAGGCGGGCTTCGTGGATTTGAAAGGCAAAAGCGAGCCAGAACCTGTTTATGTACTGGTCGGAGATCGGGAAGTTGCAGGCAGTGCATCGTTTCAAAAGCTGCAGACCGCACACATAGGTCTACTAGAGGCGATACGCGCACGGGAATCACAGACCGTAGTCGCTGGGTTGTGCAAGGAATGCGCCAAGCATGCGATGGCGGTTGAGCCAGGTTTGGCATCATTCTATCGCGCGCTACCGGGGCGCATGGCGGATTTCCGATCAGAGGTGCTTCATGCGCGGCCGGTGTTTAGTCATCATCATGGTCTGCGCGAAGGTGCAGAGTAA
- a CDS encoding DUF1244 domain-containing protein: MDKQTEIELQAAAFRRLQQHLMQDRTDVQNIDMMNLTGFCRNCLSRWYQEAANAKGIDMDKNEAREIFYGMTMDEWKANYQTEANAEKQAAFKVAFEENVTKKG; this comes from the coding sequence ATGGACAAGCAAACTGAAATCGAACTTCAGGCCGCAGCGTTTCGCCGTTTGCAGCAGCATCTGATGCAGGATCGCACCGACGTACAGAACATCGATATGATGAATCTGACCGGGTTCTGCCGTAATTGCCTGTCGCGCTGGTATCAGGAAGCCGCCAATGCCAAGGGCATCGACATGGACAAAAACGAAGCGCGCGAGATTTTCTATGGCATGACCATGGATGAGTGGAAGGCCAACTACCAAACCGAAGCGAACGCCGAGAAACAAGCCGCCTTCAAGGTCGCGTTTGAAGAGAACGTCACGAAAAAAGGCTGA
- a CDS encoding universal stress protein: MTTKIVIGLDGTETGERAIAFAKDLAGRIGSCELLAVYVIEWSPFTFQTPEENALRHKRREEEVALATSRIIEPAVEALKAAGFEARGIVRHGDVAETLNAITVENGGSQIVVGRASADGFKKRLFGSSTQNLVMHADVPVTVVN, encoded by the coding sequence ATGACAACGAAAATTGTCATAGGACTGGACGGGACAGAAACCGGAGAACGCGCGATCGCCTTTGCCAAAGACTTGGCCGGGCGTATCGGTTCATGCGAGCTTCTGGCGGTTTACGTCATCGAATGGTCTCCTTTCACATTCCAGACACCAGAAGAGAACGCCCTACGCCACAAACGGCGCGAAGAAGAGGTTGCGTTAGCTACGTCACGGATCATCGAGCCAGCGGTTGAAGCGTTGAAGGCTGCAGGATTCGAGGCGCGCGGCATCGTCCGTCACGGAGATGTGGCGGAAACGCTGAATGCAATCACGGTTGAAAACGGTGGCTCCCAGATCGTTGTGGGTCGGGCCTCGGCAGATGGGTTTAAAAAACGCCTGTTTGGCAGTTCGACCCAGAACCTTGTCATGCACGCCGATGTTCCGGTTACGGTCGTGAACTGA
- the pyk gene encoding pyruvate kinase, whose amino-acid sequence MRRLRNVKIVATLGPASNDYDTIRALHEAGADVFRLNMSHGSHDEIRERHRIIRQIEKDLESPIAILADLQGPKLRVGVFANDAEELEEGAAFRLDLDPAAGDITRVCLPHPEIFAALEPGARLLVNDGKIRLIVQDCGQDFAHCRVEVGGTISNRKGVNVPDVVLPLAALSAKDRDDLEFVCQLGVDWLALSFVQRAKDVFEARALADGRASILSKIEKPAAVEAFDDILDASDGIMVARGDLGVELPVSAVPPIQKRLVRKCRTAAKPVIVATQMLESMIESPMPTRAEVSDVATAIYEGTDAIMLSAESAAGSYPIEAVQTMNKVAIEVEADPTYTQIIAASRTAKGTTIADGIVAAAREIAEKTDIKAICCFTQSGTTALLTARERPGVPIIAMTPATGTARRLCLSWGCHCVLTPEQERFKGAVVSAARAARSGGFAAETDQIVVTAGVPFNVPGTTNILRIAPCDERLIYNTDPG is encoded by the coding sequence ATGCGACGCCTGAGAAATGTGAAAATCGTGGCGACGCTGGGACCGGCGTCCAATGACTATGACACCATCCGTGCGCTGCATGAGGCCGGGGCCGATGTATTCCGGCTGAACATGAGCCATGGCAGCCACGATGAGATTCGCGAGAGGCACCGTATAATCCGGCAGATCGAAAAGGATCTGGAAAGCCCGATCGCGATTCTGGCCGATCTGCAGGGGCCAAAGCTGCGCGTTGGCGTGTTTGCAAATGATGCGGAAGAACTGGAGGAGGGCGCCGCATTCCGTCTGGATCTTGATCCGGCAGCCGGGGATATCACCCGGGTCTGCCTGCCACATCCCGAAATTTTTGCCGCTTTGGAACCGGGTGCACGCCTGCTGGTCAATGACGGAAAGATTCGTCTTATCGTGCAGGATTGCGGACAAGATTTTGCACATTGCAGAGTCGAAGTCGGCGGCACGATTTCGAACCGCAAGGGCGTAAACGTGCCTGATGTGGTTCTGCCGTTGGCTGCGCTGTCCGCCAAGGATCGCGACGATCTGGAATTTGTCTGCCAACTGGGCGTCGACTGGCTGGCGCTGAGCTTTGTTCAGCGTGCCAAGGATGTGTTCGAAGCGCGGGCTCTGGCGGATGGCCGTGCATCGATCCTGTCGAAGATCGAAAAACCTGCTGCGGTCGAAGCATTTGACGATATCCTTGACGCTTCGGACGGGATCATGGTCGCACGGGGTGATCTGGGCGTTGAACTGCCTGTTTCGGCAGTCCCCCCGATCCAGAAACGTCTGGTGCGTAAATGCCGTACAGCCGCGAAGCCCGTGATTGTCGCAACCCAGATGCTGGAAAGCATGATCGAAAGCCCGATGCCCACAAGGGCCGAGGTTTCGGACGTGGCCACCGCCATCTACGAAGGCACCGATGCGATCATGCTCAGTGCAGAATCGGCTGCGGGTTCTTATCCCATCGAGGCGGTTCAGACGATGAACAAAGTTGCCATCGAAGTTGAAGCTGACCCGACTTATACACAGATTATTGCCGCCTCACGCACTGCCAAAGGCACAACCATCGCGGACGGGATCGTGGCAGCAGCGCGTGAGATCGCAGAAAAAACCGACATCAAAGCCATCTGCTGCTTCACCCAAAGCGGGACCACCGCATTGCTTACTGCCCGCGAGCGTCCCGGTGTGCCTATCATCGCGATGACTCCCGCCACCGGCACCGCTCGCAGGCTATGCCTGAGCTGGGGCTGTCATTGCGTCTTAACCCCTGAACAGGAGCGGTTCAAAGGCGCGGTCGTCAGCGCCGCTCGCGCCGCCCGATCGGGTGGTTTCGCCGCTGAAACTGATCAGATTGTGGTCACCGCCGGCGTCCCTTTCAATGTTCCTGGCACCACCAACATCTTACGTATCGCCCCTTGTGATGAACGGCTGATCTACAACACTGATCCGGGCTAA
- a CDS encoding DUF6868 family protein — MTQEFLTTVFGWMTALNIAVLLFSTLMIIIMQDWIAGVHGRMFQMERADVKRAYFRYLANYKILTIIFCLVPWLALKLA, encoded by the coding sequence ATGACTCAGGAATTCCTGACAACTGTCTTCGGCTGGATGACCGCCCTTAACATTGCGGTTTTGTTGTTCAGCACGCTGATGATCATCATCATGCAGGACTGGATCGCAGGCGTACATGGCAGAATGTTCCAAATGGAGCGGGCCGACGTAAAGAGGGCCTATTTCAGGTATCTTGCGAACTACAAAATCCTGACAATCATTTTTTGCCTTGTGCCGTGGTTGGCCCTCAAACTGGCATAA
- the rplT gene encoding 50S ribosomal protein L20 produces the protein MSRVKGGTVTHARHKKVIKAAKGYYGRRKSTFKVARQAVDKANQYATRDRKNRKRNFRALWIQRINAAVRSHDEALTYSRFINGLNLAGIEVDRKVLADLAVHEPEAFGAIVAKAQAALAA, from the coding sequence ATGTCCCGCGTTAAAGGTGGAACCGTAACTCACGCCCGTCACAAGAAGGTCATCAAGGCTGCCAAAGGTTACTATGGCCGCCGCAAGAGCACCTTCAAGGTTGCCCGTCAGGCCGTAGACAAGGCCAACCAGTACGCAACCCGCGACCGCAAGAACCGCAAGCGCAACTTCCGCGCGCTGTGGATCCAGCGTATCAACGCCGCTGTCCGTTCGCATGACGAGGCACTGACATATTCCCGCTTCATTAACGGCCTGAACCTGGCCGGTATCGAAGTGGACCGCAAAGTTCTGGCCGACCTGGCTGTGCACGAACCGGAAGCGTTCGGCGCGATCGTCGCCAAAGCACAGGCCGCGCTGGCTGCCTGA
- a CDS encoding D-amino-acid transaminase, translating to MTRTVYVNGEYLPETEASVSIFDRGFLFADAVYEVTSVLDGKLVDFEGHAVRLKRSLDELQMAEPCSKDELLEIHRKLVELNDIDEGLIYLQVSRGSDGDRDFVFPSADTKPTLVLFTQNKPGLADSPASKKGAKVISIDDIRWGRRDIKTVQLLYPSMGKMMAKAAGCDDAWLVEDGYVTEGTSNNAYFVKNGKIVTRPLSNDILHGITRKAVLRMAAEAQMEIEERLFTIDEAKEADEAFTTSASAFVMPVVEIDGVALGDGTPGPIAKRLREIYLDESRKAAI from the coding sequence ATGACCCGCACCGTTTATGTGAATGGCGAATACCTGCCTGAAACCGAGGCAAGCGTCTCGATCTTTGATCGGGGTTTCTTGTTTGCAGACGCCGTCTATGAAGTAACCAGTGTGCTGGATGGTAAGCTGGTCGATTTCGAAGGCCACGCGGTGCGCCTGAAACGCTCGCTGGACGAGTTACAGATGGCTGAACCCTGCAGCAAGGATGAACTTCTGGAAATCCATCGCAAACTGGTCGAGCTGAACGACATCGACGAAGGGCTGATCTATCTACAGGTTTCGCGCGGCAGTGACGGCGACCGGGATTTTGTGTTTCCGTCAGCGGATACCAAGCCTACGCTGGTTTTGTTCACGCAGAATAAGCCAGGTCTGGCCGACAGCCCCGCGTCGAAGAAAGGGGCCAAGGTCATTTCGATCGATGACATCCGTTGGGGCCGCCGCGATATCAAAACCGTGCAGCTGCTGTATCCGTCCATGGGCAAGATGATGGCGAAGGCGGCTGGCTGTGACGATGCGTGGCTGGTTGAAGATGGCTATGTCACCGAAGGCACCAGCAACAACGCCTATTTCGTCAAGAACGGCAAGATCGTCACCCGCCCGCTGTCCAACGACATTCTGCACGGCATCACCCGCAAGGCGGTTTTGCGCATGGCAGCCGAGGCGCAGATGGAGATTGAGGAGCGCCTGTTCACCATCGACGAGGCGAAAGAGGCGGATGAAGCCTTCACCACTTCGGCCAGCGCTTTTGTCATGCCGGTGGTTGAGATTGATGGCGTGGCACTGGGTGATGGCACGCCGGGCCCGATTGCCAAACGCCTTCGCGAGATCTATCTGGACGAAAGCCGAAAGGCCGCAATCTAA